The sequence GATGCGCTCGTGACGCACGCCCTCACGGGCACCGGCCCGGTCGCCGAGCAGCGGCGGGCAGCCAAGGCGGCCGAAGAAGCCGCGGCGGTGCCTAAACTGCCGATCGAAGTGGAATTAGAAGTGCCGGAGTTGCCGGACGAAGAATGATGTGATAGCTTGAACGGCGTTGAACGATACGTTTGTTCATTGAATCGCTCGGGCAGGAGACTTCCGTTATGGCCAGCTACAACCGCGTCATCTTAATGGGCAACTTGACACGCGACCCGGAGTTGCGCTATATCCCCAGCGGCACGGCGGTGACTGACATCGGGCTGGCAGTGAACGATCGCCGCAAGAATGCCAGCGGGGAATGGGTCGATGAAACGACGTTCGTCGATGTGACGCTCTGGGGCCGGACGGCCGAAGTCGCTTGCGAGTATCTCAGCAAGGGATCGCCGTTGTTTATCGAGGGCCGGCTCAAGCTCGACACTTGGGAAAAGGATGGCAAGAAGAATTACAAACTGCGCGTCGTTTGCGACCGAATGCAGATGGTCGGTGGCAAAGGGGGCGGTGGAGGCGGTGGAGGAGGAGGTCGTGGGGGCGCCAGTCAAAGCACTCCGGCCCACGATGAATCCGAGGCCGGTTTCGGCGGCGGTGGCGGTGACTACTACGAAGAAGCGCCAGCCGGCAATGCCGCTCCCAGCCGCTCCGGCGGCACCGCCCCGAACGACGACATTCCATTTTAATCCGTCGCTCTCTCTCTGTTTGGGAGGCGGCAGCCTGCCGTGAGCTTGCCGAACGGGGGTGAGGGTCATTGCAGCCCCGTATCGGCCCAGGTTCATTCCAAGCATCAAATAAAACAAATCTCCTATGCCAGAAACGATTTCGAAACAGCGTACCCACAAGCATTCTCGGCGGCTCAACCGCGGTCCTCACGGCGGCATCGAGCTGCTGCTGGTCCAATCGGTCGATCACCTCGGCAAGCAAGGCGAGGTCGTCGAGGTGAAGCGCGGCTACGCGATCAACTACCTCTTGCCGCAGGGGTTGGCCACGATCGCCACCGATCATCACAAGCGAATGGTCGAGAAGCATCGCGCTCGGTTGCTGGCGATCCAGAACGAGCGGCTGGCCAGCTTGCGGGATTTTGCCGATCAATTGGGACGGCAGAGCATCACGATCGAAGCCAACGCCAACGACGAAGGGCATCTCTACGGCTCCGTCGGCGCACCCGAAATCGTCAAGGCCCTCAAGCAGCACGAGTTCACGATCACTGCCGACCAAGTTCGCCTCAAGGGCCCGCTCAAGGAGTTGGGCCTCTACACGGTCCAAATCCATCTCGGACAGGAAATCGAAGGGGAATTGAAGGTCTGGGTCGTGCCGATGGTGGCTGTCGATCAGGAGCCTGCGGCCGACGCGAAGGCCGAGGCGAAGAGCCCGCCGGCGAAGTGAACGTAGCAGGCACACTCTGCGTGCCGTCCGCCGTTTCCCGTCGCGCATTGGGAGCGTGACCACCGCGGACGTTGCGGCACATGGAGTGTGCCCACCACGTTAGGCAATCTTTCCACGGAGGGTCGGTTTGATGGCCACAGTTCAACGCATCGACGATCGCGCCGCGACTCGCCGCGCGGTTTCCACAGAGATTCTCGATCGCCAGCCTCCCTGCAATCTCGA is a genomic window of Pirellulales bacterium containing:
- the ssb gene encoding single-stranded DNA-binding protein — translated: MASYNRVILMGNLTRDPELRYIPSGTAVTDIGLAVNDRRKNASGEWVDETTFVDVTLWGRTAEVACEYLSKGSPLFIEGRLKLDTWEKDGKKNYKLRVVCDRMQMVGGKGGGGGGGGGGRGGASQSTPAHDESEAGFGGGGGDYYEEAPAGNAAPSRSGGTAPNDDIPF
- the rplI gene encoding 50S ribosomal protein L9 produces the protein MPETISKQRTHKHSRRLNRGPHGGIELLLVQSVDHLGKQGEVVEVKRGYAINYLLPQGLATIATDHHKRMVEKHRARLLAIQNERLASLRDFADQLGRQSITIEANANDEGHLYGSVGAPEIVKALKQHEFTITADQVRLKGPLKELGLYTVQIHLGQEIEGELKVWVVPMVAVDQEPAADAKAEAKSPPAK